One Globicephala melas chromosome 6, mGloMel1.2, whole genome shotgun sequence genomic window carries:
- the C9orf72 gene encoding guanine nucleotide exchange factor C9orf72 homolog produces MSTLCPPPSPAVAKTEIALSGESPLLAATFAYWDNILGPRVRHIWAPKTEQLLLSDGEITFLANHTLNGEILRNAESGAIDVKFFVLSEKGVIIVSLIFDGNWNGDRSTYGLSIILPQTELSFYLPLHRVCVDRLTHIIRKGRIWMHKERQENVQKIILEGTERMEDQGQSIIPMLTGEVIPVMELLSSMKSHSVPEEIDIADTVLNDDDIGDSCHEGFLLNAISSHLQTCGCSVVVGSSAEKVNKIVRTLCLFLTPAERKCSRLCEAESSFKYESGLFVQGLLKDSTGSFVLPFRQVMYAPYPTTHIDVDVNTVKQMPPCHEHIYNQRRYMRSELAAFWRATSEEDMAQDTIIYTDESFTPDLNIFQDVLHRDTLVKAFLDQVFHLKPGLSLRSTFLAQFLLVLHRKALTLIKYIEDDTQKGKKPFKSLRNLKIDLDLTAEGDLNIIMALAEKIKPGLHSFIFGRPFYTSVQERDVLMTF; encoded by the exons ATGTCGACTCTCTGTCCACCACCTTCTCCAGCTGTTGCCAAGACAGAGATTGCTTTAAGTGGTGAATCCCCTTTATTAGCAGCAACCTTTGCTTACTGGGACAATATTCTTGGTCCTAGAGTAAGGCACATCTGGGCTCCAAAGACAGAACAGTTACTTCTAAGCGATGGAGAAATAACTTTTCTTGCCAACCATACCCTCAATGGAGAAATCCTTCGAAATGCAGAGAGTGGGGCGATAGACGTAAAGTTTTTTGTCTTGTCTGAAAAAGGAGTAATTATTGTGTCATTAATCTTCGATGGAAACTGGAATGGGGATAGGAGCACCTATGGACTATCAATTATACTTCCCCAGACGGAGCTGAGTTTCTATCTCCCACTTCACAGAGTGTGTGTGGATAGATTAACACACATTATCCGGAAGGGAAGGATATGGATGCACAAG gaaaggcaagaaaatgtccAGAAGATCATCTTGGAAGGCACAGAGAGAATGGAAGATCAG GGTCAGAGTATTATTCCAATGCTTACTGGAGAGGTAATTCCTGTCATGGAACTGCTCTCATCTATGAAATCCCACAGTGTCCCTGAAGAAATAGAT ATAGCTGATACAGTTCTCAATGATGATGATATTGGTGACAGTTGTCATGAAGGCTTTCTTCTCAA tGCCATCAGCTCCCACTTGCAGACGTGTGGCTGTTCTGTTGTAGTAGGTAGCAGTGCGGAGAAAGTAAATAag ATAGTAAGAACATTATGCCTTTTTCTGACTCCAGCAGAGAGAAAATGCTCCAGATTATGTGAAGCAGAATCATCATTTAAATACGAGTCAGGGCTCTTTGTACAAGGCCTACTAAAG GATTCAACTGGAAGCTTTGTGCTTCCCTTCCGGCAAGTCATGTACGCACCCTATCCCACCACACACATAGATGTGGACGTCAACACCGTCAAGCAGATGCCACCCTGTCACGAACATATTTATAATCAGCGTAGATACATGAGATCAGAGCTGGCAGCATTCTGGAGAGCCACTTCAGAAGAAGACATGGCTCAGGATACCATCATCTACACGGACGAAAGCTTCACTCCTGATTT GAATATTTTTCAAGATGTCTTACACAGAGACACTCTAGTAAAAGCCTTCCTGGATCAG GTCTTTCATTTGAAACCCGGTCTATCTCTCAGGAGTACTTtccttgcacagtttctgctcgTCCTTCACAGAAAAGCCTTGAcactaataaaatatatagaagatGATAC gcAGAAGGGGAAAAAGCCCTTTAAATCGCTTCGGAACCTGAAGATAGACCTTGATTTAACAGCAGAGGGCGATCTTAACATAATAATGGCTCTAGCTGAGAAAATTAAACCAGGCCTCCATTCCTTTATCTTTGGAAGACCTTTCTATACTAGTGTCCAAGAACGAGATGttctaatgactttttaa